The DNA sequence gaggtacagcagagctccacacccttaatctatggtgtgcagaaactccaccgttgaaaatacataagcaaagggttcaggcatggccgaatggccagccccctaaaacgtgatcaatgatctcctaagatgaagaataaaacaaaactgagaccaaagatgattgatacattagtaaatcatcctatttataataaactagctcctagggtttacatgagtaagtaattgatgcataaatccacttccggggcccacttggtgtgtgtttgggctgagcttgatcaatccacgtgtagaggcatttcttggcgtcaaacttcaggttatgacgtgttttgggcgtttaactccgaatcatgacgtttttctggcgttttactccagacagcagcatgaacttggcgtttaacgccaagttacgtcatcaatcttcgaataaagtatggactattatatattgctggaaagccctggatgtctactttccaacgccgttgagagcgtgccaattggaggtctgtagctccagaaaatccatttcgagtgcagggaggtcagaatccaacagcatcagcagtccttttgtcagccttcttcagagttttgctcaaatccttcaatttcagtcagaatttacctgaaatcacagaaaaacacacaaactcatagtaaagtccagaaatgtgaatttaacataaaaactaatgaaaacatccctaaaagtagcttaaacttactaaaaactatataaaaacaatgccaaaaagcgtataaattatccgctcatcaagtacaactcatatgcattgatatcaccatttactttggggcattttgtccccttattattattattattattattattattattattattattattattattattattattattattttttttttttttttttcttttcttttcttttttttcatatatagaaaagaaaaaagaaatggTGATAtcaatgcataaacatgttgaggacatgtttatgcattcaatacctatttactttggggcattttgtccccttattattattattattattattatttttcttttttcttttctttttacttcggtatcgacctccccacacttaaaggttacaccgtcctcggtgcatgctgagacgTGCAAGTGGACGGGGGTTTGTGAGTTACAACTATTGCTCTTTCTCTAAAGaatgtgcagatggacttgtttgttgccccattgaAAAGCTTTTCCTTTTCCTTCTCGGTGGCCAccctgaaagaagaggaaaaggatGAAAAGTAACCCACAAGCaaagataaaaacaaataaaatatgggtgggTTTATGCCGAATAATGAGGGTCTCAaatacatggtagctacaacatacAAGTGAGAAAACAGTAAAAGCAAATGGCATATTAGTAGTGCAAAAATTGCAACAATGGGGAAAAGATAGTAGataatgaaagacaatataaattcatgtcaatgcaaaaggaatacagGGATCATAAAAGATTGACATTGACAGAAAAATAATATCACCCAATATTGTAAAACAAGTTactaagcaccaaaataatactAGAAAAGATACAACATttgaataagaaaatttaacatcaatggaaaaataataaactgagaaaagaaaataaaaatatgcacaagATTAAAATGCagtgaatgaaagtatgcaaatgcaataGGAAAAATAGAGTGAAAGAGAATAAGGATGAGAAGAAAGGACagaagaaagaaggagagaagaaaaagaatggaaagaaaagaaagaaagaagaatagaagaaagaaattaggattagaaaagaaaagataagaaaagtgGGCggttgatgccagggcatcttggccagtttcactgaccttttctttactgttttagggtattttcatgcaatttattagtaaataagcaagttttggataCATAtacacttacatcttgattcaagcaaacattgtgaactttacattatttcatgagaattatgcaggaattaaatgataaaatagataatgcatgatctcatgacttggaacaGAGCTTCGATGCACTCTATTtacttgatttcaggacaaaggaagcaagaaggagccacgttagcagccacgttaatctaattaacgtgaccactaacgtggaatgggaataAGCTTGCAGCgttaatggaaaaagtgatcgccaataacgccttcgaatccatcatagcccacgttagttgccacgttaatTACGTTAACGTGGTAGCTAACGTGGAGGAAAAGGggagctccaacgttagtgacactcacctttgtcactaacgttggactaagccaatattgcccacgttagtggtcacgttaagaccactaacgtaaAGGGTAACGTGGAGCAAGGAATGATaggccaacattagtgacacttacctttgtcactaacgttggagatggcaatcaccactacgttagtggtcacgttaatgcAATTAACGTGAGGCACTAACGTGGGAAGAAGGGGCGTTTgaagcgttagtgacaaaggtaagtgtcactaacgctctcgaagcttgggcatgcccacgttaagggccacgttagttacactaacatGGATCACTAACGTGGGGAAAAGAAGCAAAGAGCAACGTTATTGGTTAAGGTAAATGCCAATAACGTTTGCGAAAGACTGAGAAGCAACGTTATTGGTAAAGGTGAATGCCAATAACGTCTACGAAGGACTAAGAGGCAACGTttgtggtcacgttagtgccactaacattgaagttaacgtggataAATTTggtttggagcgttagtgaaaatggtgatcgtcactaacgttctcgaacccacattttcacttaacgttaactccactaacgtcctaactaacgtCCACCCATACCTGACTCACACTTTTTTCGCTagcaaagctgagcccactaaagattgtaactgcttcaactcaagatcaaaggcccatatccaagacttgaagaactaactagaagatcaagaagagtagtatatataggagtagttttgaactagagagGAGCTTGGCATTTTGGAGAACtacactctgtatatttacttttcctgTAATTTCCAGTTTACCGGAGAATGTACTCTTCTCTATCATCTTctatttctagagctatgaacaactaaaccccttttcattgggttagggagctctgttgtaattttaatggatcaattatagttttcattcttcttcttctttcttttctcttgatttactagaaagctttcgatcttaaatcaattggttagttgtcttagaaaagaaactctccataattggatctcctttgagccttggaaaagggatgaggagatcatgctagaaatactttctcatgttggaccaaattggggtttggacgaatatagtgacatataatcttcccaacactttgatttggaaatacatgtgatataatcagtgaccatacttcatctcttcccatgagcaattaaatcaaggaattgggcaattgttcaagcttagagagattgggttgccaaggaattgggatccaatcatctaagattgccaaggagatcaatgaatgcattgattgaggaagagatgagaatgaacttgattcggagaatgcaacatctcctatgCCCAATGAATctcccatttctgatcttacccattctctttactttttgccatttattttcatgttcatttccccaaatccccatttaagattatgcaatttactttctgcaatttactttcccgccatttaattttctgcaattctcaactcAATTTCTGCTTAGCTCAACTAGAACCTTCCTCCAATTAAAGTTGCtcgaccaatcaatccctgtgggatttgacctcactctattgttagtttttacttgacgacaattcggtatacttgccgaagggagatttgttgagagacaagttttcgtgcatcagcAGTGTAGGGTTCTGGTGATGTTGCGcgaacgacgcgcacgcgtactccacgcgtacgcgtgggtcgcgCAAATGGGGAGACGACTCGTCggcgtcggtcacgcgtacgcgtgaccgagCTTGTGCTACTCACGCGAGGGCATCGtggcgctcgcacaactctctgtttgcaTTGGGGTGTGTGCCAAAATAGCATATGATGTGTGCGCgtcaagcacgcgcacgcgtggaagcatataatttgaaaatgacgtgcacgcgtccacgacgcgtacgcgtgatgcaATTTGTGCCTCGGGCACAGTGCCAGCACCAAGCCAGTCCAACTTTCGGCCAATATACCTTTTACGTCGAATTCGCAGGGTCATGCGTGCGTGTcattgacgcgcacgcgtggagtGCCAATTTCTcagatgacgcgtacgcgtaaggGACGCGTACGTGTGGTGATGCTTGTGCGATTGGCACACTTTTTGCACAGTTCCCACGCAactttctcctttttttatGCAATATGCAGAATGCAGTATGCAGATGCTAATGCAAACATTATGTATGacactaataaaattaaaataaaataaactaggAATAAAAGGAACgattataccatggtgggttgtctcccacccagcacttttagttaaagtccttaagttggacatttggcgagctccttgttatggtggcttgtgcttgaactcgtcctgaaacttccaccaatgcttggacttccaataagctctaaCATCTCCAAGTGAATTCACCAAGCTTTGATGTAGTTCTTCACAAGATTCAAGCTCCCATAGTTGATCCTTATGTCTGCCTGGATCTCAAATCTTGTTTCTGCACCCGTCTTCAAGTGGAACATGATGATTCCATCTGGGTGGTTTAGCCTTGGAATTCTCATTGATGAACCCAAatatcctcctagacccattcaatcgaGCTCTACGCCAACCTTTGCATTTCAACTTGGTGCAtacaaccatattgaaccttgcatgacaactccaaccactaaccatcttcctcttactcttaatgtcacaatgagctctaagttgaccatctgtctcCAGTAGCCCGTATTCAAGTGGGAGAGTAAAGGTCAAGGATaaaaattttacccacttgaatgttgtgttggacggtaatggccttgggagaggtgtttctaatgaacttgCAAGCTCCATTCCCtcgtgctcttctttgacaacttccacctctttgcaagcttcttcaatatcaacctcttcctcttggtatctttcttccaattcaatctcttcttctttgcttaccaagggcataggaggttgtgcttcttcttctttaatctccacctcttgatcaacctcttccaagtcctCAACCACTTCCTCTTTGACTATTGTGGCTTTGTCCAGTTGTTTTAGCATAAAATCAtactcctccttgatgattacCTTTCCATGACAACTCTCTTCAACTACTCtttcatcttcaagggtctctcctaCCTCCATATTTTGGGCTTCCTCTTGCTCCTCTGGAAATAAGGCCGTGTGTAACTGATCCATTGTGTCCCTAAGAcgatcccttctctcttgttccatgtcaatagcatcattggtatcatcttgctcttggattgatggatgtgggtgctcttccatggatggtggtgatgggataaAGAGATCATTTtgtggttgaaaaggaagtgcactagagcttgagggttgactATAGGGGGTAGAGGATTGGTCCATACGGGATACAAGGGCTTGGAGAATAAAGGTTAGACTAGTGAGAGAGGTAAGTGTGttttccatggaggtttggggtggataggaagGTTCATTAGTTTGGAGAAAGGGTGCATGGTAAGAAGGTGGTTTTTCTTGGTAAGGgcatggagatggtgaatattgaggtggtggctcatgagagtaattgtgttggaatgggggtggttctatgtatggttcatttggctcataaggtagttggtatggtggatacgggttagggtcatatggaggtgaatggtggaaaagggcttgtgagtatggtggttcaaagttatgttgaTGAGGGGGTTCATatgcatatggtggtggttgttgataataaaaagagtgctcaccatagccattaccttgatatgcatcacacaatggttgttgatagtccattggaggtgggtgttgccaagagggttgatcaaatccttgtggctcttcccatctttgattgttccatccttgatgcatgttctcctTATAGCGTCCATTCCCTACAACAACAttggaaccaaactcatagcgacaggggtgagaattcatagtagctaataaaaattaaaataaaaaataaaaacaaaaacaaatagacaataaaagaaaatatttacaataaccgataataaggcacacgtttgcaattccccggcaacggcgccattttgacgatcggaTTAATTGATggtaaaaaattttacaaatgaaatctcgttgtaagtatagtttctaaaccaacagagaatcctttcgtacaaaagttttggttgtcacaagtaacaaaacccaataaaatttataacgaagtatttaaacatcgggtcgtcactcaaggaattgcagggaagtatgatttattattagttatggaaaaatgtatattttgggtttttgaaataaggaacaagtaatttaaatgacgagaaaaataatttattaattagaaaatctcttggcgaggtatgagaactggaaatcccatcctagttatccttatcaggtgtgatgagaattgtttattgctcccacttagttaacccttactaaataaaggaaagtcaagtggactaataagtttgatttctcaagtcctagtcaactcctatagaaagactagctttagagggatccaaatcaattagcaaattccaattttcaatcaacagctgagtttgataactcaagtgtcaccaattactcaaccaaagcaaaGGGgggaatctaaattaaattgtaagaatcaataacataaatttgAAGAAAGCAATCTTAAATCTAAAATACATCAATGTGTagtaaataagaaaatcaatcctaaCATGGAGTTCATAAGCCAATATTAACAAACTAAAACACGCGGcaaaatcacgcgtacgcgtcgtccacgcgtacgcgtggattgagttTTCTCCAGGTCACGCGTTAAATTGGTCATAGTGTCCCCCTAAGTTTGAGGAAGGATGTAAAGGATAATGTCATTGACAAAGTAAAAAAAAGCCGATTAGGACAAGGATAATTAGACTTAGTTCTATTAGTTATTGTTAATTGGAGGGAAAGTTAGTTGTTAGAAAACAGGACAAGTTCGCTGATTTATACATCTGTGCAAATATTGGCACGCCATTGACTAATTCAGTTCAGTAATATTCAGTCAATTATATTCATTTCTTCTCCTCTAtctctcttttttgtttttctgttctGCAGCTTGATCTCCCTCTTTCTTTACAATTGGCTCTTTATAGGATAAAAGtacatttcttttattaaaaaaaattacttttactaaattttaaattagtttggATACAACTTAAAAGAAATACTTTTATCtaagaaatggaaaaaaaaaaacttatactTCAAGTAAACAATTTGTTACTTtctaaaagaataaaaacaatTTCTTATATTATCTATTCAAACATAAATTACTTTCTAATAAAATATATCTGAAAAAAACTCTCTTtgaaaaaaatacttatttcaAAAGTCAATCCAAAAGCACTTAGCAACGAAAGCTCTCGTTAGGAATATATGATGATTACAATGTACAAAAAGAAAATCGTGTAAAAGAGGCCATCTATAACACAGATCATTAGAAACGAAAATCTCGATAACAAGTATGACCTATCCATTAAACAATACGACAATAGAATGAACAGTTAACAACATCAAAAAGTGTTGAATTTTTCTATCCAGAAACATTCCTAGCTAACCTGAGAACATGATACAAGGATACAACAAATGATGCTTTTCAATAATTCCTCTATATACTATCAACAAAATGGCCTAAATGAAATGGAAAAATCTAATGGCACCCACTTTGTACTTCTCCTCTTTGTTATAAcctctttttttatttggaaACTTAAGTTTGGAATTTTCAACTAAAAAAAGTTGGAAACTGAAATAGAAAAAGAACCTTGCCCGTGTCAAACTTGAGTGTTCATATAAAATAGTCAAATGTGTGcaaaatatttaaagtcacTTTTCTGGAAGCTTCGCACTTATCTCAGTTCTTGCAACACGAATCAAGAATAAACCAGCAAAGAGAATAGACAGAATCAGCATAAGAAAGACACTGTTCCATCCTCTAGTTGAAATATAACCTGCCAGAAGTGGTCCAAGAGCAGCTCCCACAGAACCAGTACCGTCTATGATTGCAGTCACAGTAGCCACTGCACGGGAATTTCCACCATTCGAGCTCTGCATACCAAGATCAGCAGCCACAGCAGTCGTGATTAAGGAGTATGGACCATTAACAAAGAATCCCGACGTAAACATTAATGCAATGTTGGCCAGCATAGAGAGGCTGCCAAAAGCACGATACAAAATAAGAGCTGGAATTGATAGGAACAAGAACAGTATTGATGTAATCGCACGTGCTTCAATTACATCAGAAATGAACCCTGCTGTAATTCCGCCAAGGACTCCTCCAATGTCAAATATCGTTGACAGTAAACCGGAAGTCTTGTGTGATATATGCATACCGGCAACAGCTGCAACAATCACCAAATGAACAAAAGCAAAAGAATATTACCATTAAAAACAATGGTAAATCAGCATGAATTAACATAAACACTAGCAGCATATGTTATGATATTTGCCTTTTTCATAGTTGGATAACACTTGATTCTCATTACccttaaaaaacaaaataaaaagcaCTAATTTCCATATGACAACTTATCAAAACAGTGCCACTTGAACAAAATGAAGACAAAGATAATATAGCAAAAATGAATAAAGAACAATTTTTGAACACCCCCGACTTAAAAACAACAGCATTAAATCCTGGAGAGAAACATTTAATCCATGTATTAGAAAGATATTGCAACTAGTAATATAAACTGGCTGATATATTAACACAATACGTAAGACTCAAAATGGCAAACAAGTTCTATTAGAGATCATATATTATTGCATGTATCAGCAATTACCAGTGTGCCTTATGTAGAAGGGCAACCAATACAGAAAAGTGTAAGCGACAAGCTTTGAGAAAAAGAGGCAAAAAGCAAAAGATGCTACTCCTGGTATCTTCCATGCCTCCAGAAACccaattgcagaagaagaatCAGAAGAAGCTGCATCTTCAGACTGAATTAGCATAGCTTCCTCTGATTCTGTTCCCTGTGGATTCTTGACCGCACTCGTTTCTTGCGCACTCATTTCAACCTCAATTCCAGGACGCACGAATCCCATATCCTCTGGACTCACAACAAGAAACACATACACCAAAATCCCAACAAAAATGATCAGAAGTCCGGGCACCACAAATGACCAaccccatccaaattccaaaactCCAGACGCTACAAATGAACCAACTATGTTCCCCACTGATGTATGTGAACTCCACACCCCCATTATGAACCCCCTCTTGGATTCACCAAGCCAATTCCCCACAACTGCCACCACACAGGGCCACCCAATGGACTGAAACACTCCACAAAAAATCTGAACAACAACAAAGTATCCGAACACATGAACATCAAACCAGTACCCCAACCCAAAAAGCACAGTAAAGATCCCACTCCCCATCATCCCAACCACAAGAAACAGCCTCAAATCGATACGATCACCAACATGACCGGCAAAATACATGCCTACGGAGTAGGAACTAAGGAATGCCAGATCAAGCTCACCAAGCCGGTGAGTTCCATGGGCGTCATTGAAAGGGGGCCAGCCTGCATCAGTGGGACTCAAATTGGGAGCTTGAGTTGAATTCAAAGGAACTGTGGGACCAAGAACACTCTTAACAATGCTTGGTGGCTTCCTAGAGGCATGGAAGGAAGCATATGCAAGAAACGTGATGACAAGAACACAGGTTTGGTGGAACAGTAGGGTTTTGTTAGGGGGTTTCAACCCTGGGAAAAGTGTCAAAACCGGCGGAAGGCTCAAACTATTGAATTCCATTGACATTGAGTCATTGGGATTTAAATTTACAAGCAAGAATCTAATTATCTAATCCACCAATAACTGCACCAAGAACAATTCCTTTTGTCACTAAGATGAGATTCTATAATTTGaggaatttaaaaaaatggatCTAAGATTTTGAGATTGGATTGGAACTGCGTACCGAATGACTGAAGAACCATGCGATAACCGAAGTGAAGAGTGAAGATCGTGTGGTTTTAGAACGGAATCGTGGGATTTGTCCTGTCTTGATGATTTTTTGGAAGAGAGCAACGGCTTTTATCAGCGGTCAGCAAAGTGCAATGAAAATGGCAGTTACATGAAAGCAAAGAAGGCTTCTGCAGAATATAATGAGGCACGCGACTGGAAGAAGAGTCAAAATACGTTTGCTTCAGACATCGGTTACTGGATTTGTGTCCTGATCCTGCCGCAGAGGGGAGCTAGACAAATTATTCAGGGGCCATGTTTAatgatttattaaaaatattttatatttttatttttaatgataaaattaaaaaaatatatatatatataattttatttaaatatatatacgaagatatatatataatataatatttatatattatacatttttctttgtaaaaaaataaaataatcttataagtaaataaaaatacatatcATGAATAAAGTTAGACAATAatgtataaaatttattatttataattttgtatCAAAAAAAGGTTAttcaagattttttttatttttaaaattatctattaTTAAATTTATGTCAAAAGTAGTTACTAATTCTTTTTTTATGAAGATGAATAAATtatctataaaaaatttatctgTCATTTTACTTCGGAATCTTGTCttcataatttttattgttgaaAAAGTTCTGATGTTGTTTTAGACACTAATATTAGTATAGTTAAAATAAGACGTATTAATCTATCAACTATGTcataagttttttattttttttctaacttGTTGCACAACTCAAAAAATGTACTAACGCTTTTCAAATGATTTGGTATATCATGCAGATAATGTTACAACTGAGATTTCAAAATATTTAGTTTATTAGAAGGAAAGTGAAGGGGATAAAATTTTTCTGCTAACTTGCTAATTTCTTCGatgttaaataatttgaaattgtCTTTAGGATCCAAAACACAACTTAAAGTCAAAAGCTCAATTATTTGCTCATTAAATATGTTATTCAACTCTTGTATCTGAGAGTTAATTGTTGCCAACAATACATCTATTAGATAATGAttcttgtaacaccctaacttttagcacctcatgatcgtactaaaagtCTAGGTGTCACGAACCTCTAAACCTTTTTATTctatactatttttatttaatattgagccttcgcGAATATGAACCGAtgctttaattaaaaaaaagatatatatatatatatatatatatatatatatatatatatatatatatatatatatatagagagagactATTTTCAAGATTCTCAAAATAAATCTTATCcctctaaaaactaaaataatatacgGCGAGGGGAAGATAAATTCTAACAACTCAACTTTTGAACATAATCTTCTATGCTCCTGTAGCTCCGCAGTAAATCTTCGCTCCTGTAACTGAAAGGGGGTGGAAATAAGGATTAAGAACTGGAGAGTTCTTAATAGGGTCGGGGTGTATAGTTATATTCATTTTATATAAACTTGGTAAGCAACAACAGTCAACAAAGTACAAGCCAATTCAACAATTATAGAACACGTAATTCAAACAATCATTTAGCACATCCacaatcacagaaaacacactcACAAACAAATATGCGCAAACAAATATGATGCATGTTTATCCCTAGTGCAGATGATGAGGTCATCTGTCGGTTTCAACCCACTCCCGACATAACTCAGCAACCTTTGTCTGAGTATGGTTTCCAGTACcataacctctgtaagcaacctctgtcttacaagTGCAACTCTCTTGAGCCGACGTATGCAAACATAACCTCTATAAGAAACCTCAGTCTTACAGGTGAGGCTCTCTTTAGCCAATGTATGTATCgataacctctgtaagcaacctctgtcttacaggtgcgAACATCCCCTAAATTGGGCGATGTATCTCTGGAAGAAAGTTTTGGTGGACT is a window from the Arachis stenosperma cultivar V10309 chromosome 3, arast.V10309.gnm1.PFL2, whole genome shotgun sequence genome containing:
- the LOC130969600 gene encoding putative glycerol-3-phosphate transporter 5, with protein sequence MSMEFNSLSLPPVLTLFPGLKPPNKTLLFHQTCVLVITFLAYASFHASRKPPSIVKSVLGPTVPLNSTQAPNLSPTDAGWPPFNDAHGTHRLGELDLAFLSSYSVGMYFAGHVGDRIDLRLFLVVGMMGSGIFTVLFGLGYWFDVHVFGYFVVVQIFCGVFQSIGWPCVVAVVGNWLGESKRGFIMGVWSSHTSVGNIVGSFVASGVLEFGWGWSFVVPGLLIIFVGILVYVFLVVSPEDMGFVRPGIEVEMSAQETSAVKNPQGTESEEAMLIQSEDAASSDSSSAIGFLEAWKIPGVASFAFCLFFSKLVAYTFLYWLPFYIRHTAVAGMHISHKTSGLLSTIFDIGGVLGGITAGFISDVIEARAITSILFLFLSIPALILYRAFGSLSMLANIALMFTSGFFVNGPYSLITTAVAADLGMQSSNGGNSRAVATVTAIIDGTGSVGAALGPLLAGYISTRGWNSVFLMLILSILFAGLFLIRVARTEISAKLPEK